Sequence from the Amphiprion ocellaris isolate individual 3 ecotype Okinawa chromosome 1, ASM2253959v1, whole genome shotgun sequence genome:
TCAATCATATCAAGTACTTCCTAAAATTGCTGACAAGGTGTTTTAAACCTCTCCAGGTCTTTAAGATCTCCACAATATTGTCCTCCACTGCAACTGAACTGCATGTTCAGTTGCATTTTATGGCTAAATATTTTCTGCTAAATTACATTTGTTTCTGAAATATCAGAAATATGTTTCTAATCACTATACTTGTGACACCGGTAACCCAGCAAATGACGaacaagctttaaaaatgtagtaaaacagTCATACTTTaaccaaaaccaaaacatttttccaagtttttttGGTGTCTAAACTTAATCAAGCTTCCAACATGTAAAAGTGTCTCCCAAAGCATGACATTTACCTAAACTAAACCTGAAAGAgtaaaaaatagacagaaacgacacaaaaactaaattttaacCTTGGTCGAACTCTGGCTTTCTGGAaaactttgtggctctttcagACTGGACGCATTTCCCATGATGTCCTAcgacagaaaatacatttaaacaagaCTTCGTTCCCCTCAGTAGGTCACTGAGAATTTAGTGTAGTTGTAgatgaatgtaattttgtggaccatcatcaccaccatccaGAGGATCATCACCACTTCCCTGAGGATCATCACCACCGTCCAGAAGAAAGTTGGTTGTTCACTGCATTCTATGGAGGACTTATTTAACTCTCGCTACCTCAGTAGAACAGATTCTTGATGGATTCCAGTCTTGACTCCAACACCTTCACATTGTTTTCTGTTCACCATTTCTTCACTACTTTGGTTCCAGATCTTTGAGTTGTTGgaaggacttttttttctgcagaccGCCTCATGTTTTCCTTCACAACcttaatgttgttgttgttgtcctaCTCTGACAAGACTTAAAAACACCTCCGAAGCACCACATTCCCATTAAAATGTCTTAATGTGTGGAAGGCGTTCTTAGGGTTAGAAGCTTCTTGTGTCCAAAAGACTCCATTTTCATTCCATCCAACCACAGATTTGACAACTAGAAACTTTCGTCTTTGGGCAGAAATGGAGTCCTCATTGCCTTGTTGCTACCAGAACTGCTAACATCCATCAGGAAGCCCTTGGTTATGATTCTTGGACTCTTCTTTCCACTGCAGTGTTTACGTTTGTTTTCCTACAGTGCGGAACTCCTTGTACCTCTTGATTCTGCTTTGAATTGTGACCACAAACACTTGAAAACACTTGGAGATGACTTTAAAGCCTTTATCCCATCTTGCAAGCAGCAACGGTGCGTAACTCATTTTTGGAATGACTTGCAGTCGACTTCTTCTCAGTTTATGGTGCCTTAGAATGTTCTAGAACATGATGGAAACGACCAGAGCCACTTTAAATTGGAAAGAAACAGCATTTTACCAATAATTTGGGATAATTTCTAGTggtttgaatcattttaggCACGATTTTCatactaaaaatgtttttaaaaacagaaaacaatgaaatagttcataaattataattattacaTGTCTAACACAGAGTTTTActatcttttgttattttttatgtcattttttaaaatgtaagtgAAAACTATCATGTTCTCAAAAACCTGTaataatttcaagtttttgacactttttataacggtcacagtgaaaactattattttttattcataatgaTATTAttataatgtattttaaaatataaaatcttcAATAGAAGCTATTTTTTAAGTATAGTTGTGATAATTTCAAGGTATAAATAATCTTGTACATTAGATTTAGaccaaacatatttttaaaaacataaaaacaaagttcATAAAAGGAAACACATCTAACACAATATTCGATGAtcttttgttgcttgtttatgtcatttcattTATGTAATAGTGTAAGAACCATTTTATTTGAGAAagaagctgcttttattttttaaattttttaaaattagaatcatTTCAAGGTACGTAAATAATCTTGGACATGAGATTTAGACAGAAATAATCCATAATTACCATTAACTTCTGTCTTTCTTGTCTTTTGTGGTTTGTTcaggtcattttcagacagaagAAAGACACTGGATGAGTTGGAATTCaccatatttttatattttggataTTTCTGCTGtagtatatttgtgtttttgaggctTTGCGGTGCATTTTTCACAAACGTTGGTGATATTTTCATGTATACGTGCAGCACTAATTTCATTTCCACCCATTTCTGTTGTCCACTGAGTTTAATTGctgctaattagcactaaattAGCACCGAACCTCTTAGCTCGTTACGCTAAGATGGAGCTGgtgatgttagcatttagctgcaGGATTCACAGTAGTCGACTGAGGTCAAGCACCTGGAGCTGGCGGCTATTTTTATTTCCTCATATTTATAGCCTCGGTGTTTATCTGCAGCCAGCAGTCGGTGTTTTTGAGAACACGCTGGACCTGTCGTGATAACTGAGaagctgttttttattttattttttctcctcccTTGTGTTTACTGCCATCATCTGTTAGCGTTAGCTGTCGCATCTGtccacagttttattttaatcctgCAGCAGCTCTCCAAAGATGCCACATATTTCtgcaggaaaagcagctttttgagTGGACGGATATCAAACGTTTGCTTGATTTGCAGCCCTTTTTCCAGTCTCGGTATCTCTGACCTCAACCCTTCGGCTTCTCTCTCAGGTGTTTCTTTGCGACTAAAACAGAGTCTCATTGTGCCGCTGTAATGGATTCCACATCGATAGCGGCTGAAACACAAGCCGACCTTTTCCTGTGAATGAAGGGCCGTTTGTCCTCCGCTAGTGGGAAAATAGACGTAGGCGAATGTGGGTCAGGGAAAGGGcgtaaaaaagacaaaatggtgATATAACTTTAGTAATAAGTGTCgttttacactgaaaaaacagaaaagattgACCAAGTTTACCAACAAGTTCATCCAAAGTGAGTAAAGAACTAATATTAATGGAACTGGTTTAAAATAGATGAACTTAAATCATTTGATTCCTCTCATATTAGCATTTTTGTAgatgtattttacagaaaatcaacttaaagtttcttttgttttaacttgaGTTATTTAACCTTTAAACATCTGCTCaaacatctctgatttgcttgagatagatagatagatagatagacagacagacagacagacagacagacagacagacagacagacagacagacagacagacagacagacagacagacagacagattaaacctttattgatcccacgtTTATatcataaaatatggatattttaaACAGCATCCAGGGTGATCTCTGGGGTATTATGAGCCTGTTTTGTCGCCATATATGAGAAAATTCTCTTGGAATTTCACACACACTTTACTTTTTCCCTTGTATTTCTCTATAAATTATGGAAAGAAACACAATGAGACACTGTGACACCTGAAACTGTCTAGGTTCTTTCCTCTTTCCGCACTTTTTGTGAAGTTAGAGCACCAGTTTAAAGAGACAAACTGTAATTTCACATTTGTAGAAACCACAAAAGTCAACGTCTTTCACCAAAGCAGGAAGATCAATGAGATTCCATCGAAAAGTCCTTCAACCGTCACTCAAAAACACTTTCCAGGGTGATCTCTGAGGTATTGTGACCCTGTTTGGTCACCGTATACCAAGAATTTCTCTTGGAGTTTCTCACAAACTTTACTTTTTCCTCATGTTACTCTATAAATTTCGGGGAAGAAACACAATGAGATGTTTTAACACCTGAAACTGTGGAAGTTCTTACCTCTTTCTGAGCTGCTTCCTGAACCTCCAGCACTTTTGTCGGTGTTGTTGGACTTCTCGGGCGGGACCGGAGCTGCGGACGACGCATTTTCAGGCATATTTGGATTAGCAGCGCTCGTTGCATCTTCGGATACGTTGGGGTTTATGTTCGTTGTGTCTTCGGGTAAGCTGGGGTTTGTGGTCATTGGGTCTTCGGGTACGTTGGGGTTTGTGGTCGTTGTATCTTCCAGTACGTTGGGGTTTGCATTGGTCGGCCCATTTCCAGTTGCGTTCAAAGCAGCAGTCGAGTTCTGATCTGACGTCTTTGGAGGAAACTCTCCTGTGGACGAATTCGTCATCATTTCGTTGACGTCTGGTGCTGCTGGGGTCGGTGCAGATGTTGCGTTGGCGCTTCCCGTGCCGTTAGCTAACTCTGTTGTGGAGTTTTGCGTGGTGGTCGACGGCACTTCCGGAGATCCGGTGGAGTTTTGCGACGTCGCTGTCAAGTTAGCTTCCTTCGCTTCGACCGAGTGGTTTGAGTTTGTGGCATTTGCGGCCGTCATAGTCAGAGAAACGGTGGTTTTCTGGTGTTTATGCTTCTTTTTCATGCCGTTGTGGAACACGTGAGGCGAGGCGGTTGTGACGTCGGATTCTGTTTCATTCGCTTCTCCAGCGATGTTCCGCTCCTCTTCGCTGTTCATCACCATGGAGCCGGACGCTATTCCGCTGTAATCGCCATCGTTTCCCTGATCGCTGTCTGCGACTTGTTTGGGGATTTCGTTTTTGGGGCGATCACGCCACCAGCTTTTATCGATCGTACGACCCGGAGAGTCGGTCGAGTCCTGCAGAGACGCCAGGTGGAAGGTTTGGATGAGCAGGAGGACGACCGCTGTGGTTTTTAGAAGCTTCATTTTCCGTTCAGTTTAAatctgagacacaaaagacCAAACTTTATATTACTTCTACAAATAGGTACAATCTATTGTAAACAAATTGCTCACATTGTCATTAAATTTGCTCCAATTTCCCCTGATTACAACcacttttaggattttttttctcattctcttaaaagtttccattgTAGGTTTAAAGACTAAACTGGTCAAAAGCTCCATAGAAGGAAAGTAAGTGGACTTTGAGTTAAATTGGCTTTGTATGCTGCTGTTTCAAAGATTAAAAATTAACCGAGAAATCACAAAATGATAGTACACGTGAATATCCAcactttattaataataataataataataataataataataataataataataataataataataataataataatacactttATTTATATGAGCTTTTCAAGACACCCAAGGACATTGTGCAAATACAACTAAGCAAACCTCTTCTCTTAGCGAAGACCATGTAAAACAGTTGAGAGCTCCAGAACAAGAGAGAAAGTTGAggtttgtcattgtt
This genomic interval carries:
- the muc15 gene encoding mucin-15 isoform X2, whose product is MKLLKTTAVVLLLIQTFHLASLQDSTDSPGRTIDKSWWRDRPKNEIPKQVADSDQGNDGDYSGIASGSMVMNSEEERNIAGEANETESDVTTASPHVFHNGMKKKHKHQKTTVSLTMTAANATNSNHSVEAKEANLTATSQNSTGSPEVPSTTTQNSTTELANGTGSANATSAPTPAAPDVNEMMTNSSTGEFPPKTSDQNSTAALNATGNGPTNANPNVLEDTTTTNPNVPEDPMTTNPSLPEDTTNINPNVSEDATSAANPNMPENASSAAPVPPEKSNNTDKSAGGSGSSSERGVASDPNKSTRKGAWGAVLGTAVAVALVGLVAYLILKKRHQKAFSHRKLVEDFPADPVHRLDNNEPLDLNFGGLAYYNPALQGDNIQMSNIPGRP
- the muc15 gene encoding mucin-15 isoform X1; protein product: MKLLKTTAVVLLLIQTFHLASLQDSTDSPGRTIDKSWWRDRPKNEIPKQVADSDQGNDGDYSGIASGSMVMNSEEERNIAGEANETESDVTTASPHVFHNGMKKKHKHQKTTVSLTMTAANATNSNHSVEAKEANLTATSQNSTGSPEVPSTTTQNSTTELANGTGSANATSAPTPAAPDVNEMMTNSSTGEFPPKTSDQNSTAALNATGNGPTNANPNVLEDTTTTNPNVPEDPMTTNPSLPEDTTNINPNVSEDATSAANPNMPENASSAAPVPPEKSNNTDKSAGGSGSSSERGVASDPNKSTRKGAWGAVLGTAVAVALVGLVAYLILKKRHQKAFSHRKLVEDFPADPAHLPLRRSVEIPPEYHVSSRPFWRAQRGQEAPVGSKYLAGSVAPQSTD